In Roseisolibacter agri, one genomic interval encodes:
- a CDS encoding DHH family phosphoesterase — MTTALSPLPDLLALPPARAEAIRALAPYLRPGRRVALSTHINADGDGCGSEVAMAGLLAQLGMTPMIVNPTPWPEMFRFLLPDEALDQSPRGAAALREADVLIVLDISDVKRLGVLGDTVRGLKIPKLVIDHHIATEDPAGDVVVSDTSACATGELVFDLARVLGLELTTAVATGLYVAMLTDTGGFRFSNTSPRCHAIAGQLLAAGIEPEDMYRRVYASVPVGKLELLREALATLEVDPSVGLSWISVPAGAMERFGVRSEDLDGIVEHPRSIAGTRLALFFRDLGHGKVKVSFRSTGDVDVNALARGFGGGGHAKAAGALVAGGLDTVRDTVVDAARAYLAAMGD, encoded by the coding sequence ATGACCACGGCGCTCTCCCCGCTCCCGGACCTCCTGGCCCTCCCGCCCGCGCGCGCGGAGGCGATCCGCGCCCTCGCGCCGTACCTGCGCCCGGGGCGCCGCGTGGCGCTGTCGACGCACATCAACGCCGACGGCGACGGCTGCGGGTCGGAGGTCGCGATGGCCGGCCTCCTGGCGCAGCTCGGGATGACGCCGATGATCGTCAACCCGACGCCGTGGCCGGAGATGTTCCGCTTCCTGCTGCCGGACGAGGCGCTCGACCAGAGCCCGCGCGGGGCCGCGGCGCTGCGCGAGGCGGACGTCCTCATCGTGCTCGACATCTCGGACGTGAAGCGGCTCGGCGTCCTGGGCGACACGGTGCGCGGGCTCAAGATCCCGAAGCTGGTCATCGACCACCACATCGCGACCGAGGACCCGGCCGGCGACGTGGTGGTGAGCGACACGTCCGCGTGCGCCACGGGAGAGCTGGTGTTCGACCTCGCGCGCGTGCTGGGCCTCGAGCTCACGACGGCGGTGGCGACGGGCCTCTACGTCGCGATGCTCACGGACACGGGCGGCTTCCGCTTCAGCAACACGTCGCCGCGCTGCCACGCGATCGCGGGCCAGCTGCTGGCGGCCGGCATCGAGCCGGAGGACATGTACCGTCGCGTGTACGCCTCGGTGCCGGTGGGGAAGCTGGAGCTGCTGCGCGAGGCGCTGGCGACGCTGGAAGTGGATCCGTCGGTCGGCCTCTCGTGGATCTCGGTCCCCGCGGGCGCGATGGAGCGCTTCGGCGTCCGCTCCGAGGACCTCGACGGGATCGTCGAGCACCCGCGCTCGATCGCGGGAACGCGCCTCGCGCTCTTCTTCCGCGACCTGGGCCACGGCAAGGTGAAGGTGTCGTTCCGCAGCACGGGCGACGTGGACGTGAACGCCCTGGCGCGGGGGTTCGGGGGGGGCGGACACGCCAAAGCCGCGGGAGCGCTGGTGGCGGGCGGCCTCGACACGGTCCGCGACACCGTCGTCGACGCGGCGCGCGCGTATCTCGCCGCGATGGGGGACTGA
- a CDS encoding Mrp/NBP35 family ATP-binding protein: MSQPLQQRIADALARVHNPRLGADVVAAEQVQDVAVTTDGKVRFTLLLDASDDATLVREARLAVEGVEGVSDVRIDVTDPAEFAAGRDARRGAQRAAHTHGHTHGHTHAAPAAAPRGPARALPVMDAAPARPATPAAPTPVAYPHLGKIIAVSSGKGGVGKSTVAVNLAAALAKQGARVGIMDADIYGPNLPLMLGVNEAPPVRDNMIQPLMAFGVKVMSIGFLIERDQPAIWRGPIVMKVINQFLKDVAWGELDYLLVDMPPGTGDAQLSLVQATHVHGAIVVTTPQAVAVGDALRGVRMFERTGVPVLGIVENMSYLENPETGKPIAVFGSGGGQQLADEVQVPLLGQVPLDPRVVEGGDTGRPIVVAAPQTGAARALTSLAERVAERVAERYGVPAGR, from the coding sequence ATGAGCCAGCCTCTCCAGCAGCGCATCGCGGACGCTCTCGCCCGCGTGCACAACCCCCGACTCGGCGCCGACGTCGTGGCGGCCGAGCAGGTCCAGGACGTCGCCGTCACGACCGACGGGAAGGTCCGATTCACGCTCCTCCTCGACGCGTCCGACGACGCGACGCTGGTGCGCGAGGCGCGCCTCGCCGTCGAGGGCGTCGAGGGCGTGTCGGACGTGCGCATCGACGTCACCGACCCCGCGGAGTTCGCGGCCGGCCGCGACGCGCGCCGTGGCGCGCAGCGCGCGGCGCACACGCATGGTCACACGCATGGTCACACGCACGCCGCGCCCGCGGCCGCGCCGCGCGGGCCCGCGCGCGCGCTGCCGGTGATGGACGCCGCGCCCGCACGGCCGGCGACGCCCGCCGCGCCGACGCCCGTCGCGTATCCGCACCTCGGGAAGATCATCGCCGTCTCCAGCGGCAAGGGCGGCGTCGGCAAGTCGACCGTCGCGGTGAACCTCGCGGCGGCGCTGGCGAAGCAGGGCGCGCGCGTGGGCATCATGGACGCCGACATCTACGGCCCCAATCTCCCGCTGATGCTCGGCGTCAACGAGGCGCCCCCGGTGCGCGACAACATGATCCAGCCGCTGATGGCGTTCGGCGTGAAGGTCATGAGCATCGGCTTCCTGATCGAGCGCGACCAGCCCGCGATCTGGCGCGGCCCGATCGTGATGAAGGTCATCAACCAGTTCCTGAAGGACGTCGCCTGGGGCGAGCTCGATTACCTGCTGGTCGACATGCCGCCCGGCACCGGCGACGCGCAGCTCTCGCTCGTGCAGGCGACGCACGTGCACGGCGCGATCGTCGTCACGACGCCGCAGGCGGTCGCGGTGGGCGACGCGCTGCGCGGCGTGCGCATGTTCGAGCGCACGGGCGTGCCGGTGCTCGGCATCGTCGAGAACATGAGCTACCTCGAGAACCCCGAGACGGGGAAGCCGATCGCGGTGTTCGGCTCGGGCGGCGGGCAGCAGCTCGCCGACGAGGTGCAGGTGCCGCTGCTCGGCCAGGTGCCGCTCGATCCGCGCGTCGTCGAGGGCGGCGACACGGGCCGCCCGATCGTCGTCGCCGCGCCGCAGACCGGCGCCGCGCGCGCGCTGACGTCG